The following coding sequences lie in one Peptococcaceae bacterium genomic window:
- a CDS encoding DNA-directed RNA polymerase subunit alpha: MIEIEKPRIECVETNETKTYAKFVVEPLERGYGITLGNSLRRVLLSSLPGAAVTSVKIDGVLHEFSTIPGVVEDVTDIILNLKLLALKVYADEPQVIRIDAQGPGTVLAQDIQRGSQVEIFNPDLHIATLESGARLSMEINIERGRGYRPAEKNKKEDHVIGIIPVDSIFSPVRKVNYTVTETRVGQITDYDRLTLEIWTNGCIAPDEAVSLSAKILHDHLKLFISLTDRIGDVEIMVEKEEEERDKILDMSIEELDLSVRSYNCLKRAGINTVGELIMKTEEDMMKVRNLGKKSLEEVDEKLAALGLSLRKAEE, encoded by the coding sequence ATGATTGAAATTGAAAAACCCAGGATCGAGTGCGTGGAGACAAACGAAACCAAAACATATGCCAAGTTTGTGGTCGAACCTCTCGAGAGGGGTTACGGGATCACCTTAGGCAACTCACTGCGGCGGGTACTGCTGTCATCTCTTCCCGGAGCCGCGGTGACCTCGGTTAAAATTGACGGGGTGCTGCACGAGTTTTCAACAATACCGGGTGTTGTGGAAGACGTCACGGACATTATCCTTAACCTCAAGCTGCTGGCGCTGAAAGTATATGCCGATGAACCCCAGGTCATCAGGATAGACGCTCAGGGACCGGGTACAGTCCTGGCCCAGGACATCCAAAGAGGAAGCCAGGTGGAAATTTTCAACCCCGACCTCCATATCGCCACTTTGGAAAGCGGCGCCCGCCTGTCTATGGAAATAAATATAGAGAGGGGACGGGGCTACCGTCCTGCCGAAAAGAACAAAAAAGAAGACCATGTTATCGGTATAATCCCGGTCGATTCAATTTTTTCGCCTGTCCGGAAAGTGAATTACACCGTTACCGAAACGCGCGTCGGGCAAATTACCGACTATGACAGGTTGACGCTGGAAATCTGGACCAACGGGTGTATAGCCCCGGATGAGGCTGTCAGCCTTTCGGCCAAAATCCTGCATGACCACCTGAAACTGTTTATCAGCCTGACCGACAGGATCGGCGATGTGGAAATCATGGTCGAAAAAGAAGAGGAAGAACGCGACAAAATCCTGGATATGAGCATCGAAGAATTAGACTTGTCTGTTCGTTCCTATAACTGCCTGAAGCGCGCCGGGATCAACACCGTCGGCGAATTGATCATGAAGACGGAAGAAGACATGATGAAAGTCAGGAA
- the rpsD gene encoding 30S ribosomal protein S4: MARYTGPVCRLCRREGLKLYLKGDRCYTDKCAIDRRAYAPGQHGQSRKKISEYGIQLREKQKARRIYGIMEKQFGNYFEKAERQPGITGENLLRMLERRLDNVVFRLGFGSSRAEARQLVRHNHFTLNGRKANIPSMLVKVGDVIQVREKSRELPKFQEIKENAAHKNPPAWLELDSEQLTGRVVALPTREQIDVPIEEHLIVELYSR, encoded by the coding sequence ATGGCAAGATATACGGGTCCCGTCTGCAGGCTGTGCCGCCGCGAGGGCTTGAAGCTGTATCTGAAAGGGGACCGCTGCTATACGGACAAGTGCGCTATTGACAGGAGGGCTTACGCTCCCGGACAGCATGGTCAAAGCCGTAAAAAAATTTCGGAATACGGCATCCAGCTGAGAGAAAAGCAAAAGGCTCGCCGTATCTACGGTATTATGGAAAAACAGTTCGGCAACTACTTTGAAAAAGCCGAGCGCCAGCCCGGCATAACGGGTGAAAACCTTCTTCGAATGTTGGAAAGGCGCCTTGACAATGTGGTCTTTCGCCTGGGATTTGGTTCTTCAAGAGCGGAAGCCAGGCAGCTGGTGAGGCACAACCATTTTACCTTAAACGGCCGTAAGGCCAATATCCCGTCGATGCTGGTGAAAGTGGGAGACGTGATTCAGGTCAGGGAAAAGAGCCGAGAATTGCCCAAATTCCAGGAGATCAAGGAAAATGCGGCTCACAAAAATCCGCCTGCTTGGTTGGAACTCGACAGCGAACAACTGACTGGCAGGGTAGTTGCGCTGCCCACCAGGGAGCAAATTGATGTTCCCATTGAGGAACACCTGATAGTCGAACTATATTCCAGGTAA
- the rpsK gene encoding 30S ribosomal protein S11, protein MAKRTAATTRVKRRERKNIEQGVAHIQSTFNNTIITISDTAGNTISWASAGQLGFKGSRKSTPFAAQMAAEQAAKAAMEHGMREVECYVKGPGSGREAAIRSLQATGLEVSVIKDVTPIPHNGCRPPKRRRV, encoded by the coding sequence ATGGCCAAAAGAACAGCAGCGACAACCCGGGTAAAACGCCGCGAACGCAAGAACATTGAACAGGGGGTTGCCCACATCCAGTCAACCTTTAATAATACAATTATCACCATCAGCGACACGGCCGGGAACACCATTTCCTGGGCCAGCGCCGGACAGCTGGGTTTTAAGGGTTCCAGGAAAAGCACGCCTTTTGCCGCGCAAATGGCTGCCGAACAGGCGGCCAAGGCAGCGATGGAGCATGGTATGCGGGAAGTGGAGTGCTACGTCAAAGGGCCGGGCTCGGGACGGGAAGCGGCTATCAGGTCCCTGCAGGCCACGGGTTTGGAAGTCAGCGTGATCAAGGACGTGACTCCCATTCCTCACAACGGATGTCGCCCGCCAAAACGCAGGAGAGTTTAA
- the rpsM gene encoding 30S ribosomal protein S13: MARIAGVDLPRDKRVEIGLTYIFGIGRPTSQEILTKTGINPDTRVKDLTEDEVAKLRDTIDKEYKVEGDLRREISLNIKRLMEIGCYRGLRHRRGLPVRGQRTKTNARTRKGPRHTVGVKRKK, from the coding sequence ATGGCAAGGATTGCAGGTGTTGACTTACCCCGCGATAAACGGGTGGAAATCGGCTTAACCTATATTTTTGGAATCGGCCGGCCGACTTCCCAGGAGATCCTGACAAAAACCGGGATAAATCCCGATACAAGGGTCAAAGACCTTACCGAAGACGAAGTAGCCAAACTGCGCGATACGATCGATAAAGAATACAAGGTGGAAGGCGACCTCAGGCGCGAGATTTCCCTGAACATCAAACGCCTGATGGAAATCGGCTGCTACCGCGGATTAAGACACCGCCGGGGTCTCCCTGTGCGCGGGCAGCGCACCAAAACGAACGCCCGTACTCGCAAAGGTCCCAGGCATACCGTCGGGGTCAAGCGCAAGAAGTAA
- the infA gene encoding translation initiation factor IF-1, with the protein MSKQDVIEVEGTVLEPLPNAMFRVELANGHKVLAHVSGKIRMNFIRILPGDRVTVELSPYDLTRGRITYRYK; encoded by the coding sequence ATGTCCAAGCAGGATGTCATAGAAGTTGAAGGTACGGTTCTGGAACCCCTCCCTAATGCAATGTTCCGGGTCGAACTGGCAAACGGCCACAAAGTGCTTGCTCACGTCTCAGGAAAAATAAGGATGAATTTTATCCGCATACTGCCGGGGGACCGGGTAACCGTTGAGCTTTCACCCTATGACCTGACACGGGGCCGGATAACGTATCGCTATAAATAA
- the rpmJ gene encoding 50S ribosomal protein L36 — MKVRPSVKPICEKCKIIKRKGKVMVICENPKHKQKQG, encoded by the coding sequence GTGAAAGTTAGACCATCAGTCAAACCAATTTGCGAGAAATGCAAGATCATCAAAAGGAAAGGCAAAGTAATGGTAATCTGTGAAAACCCCAAGCATAAACAAAAGCAGGGTTAG
- the map gene encoding type I methionyl aminopeptidase, translating to MIILKSDRELRYLYDAGQVVAKTHQEVKKAVKPGVTTWELDKIAEEFIHKCQAKPAFKGYHGFPGSICASVNEEVVHGIPSRLRQVKSGDIISIDIGAILNGYVGDAAVTLPVGEVDSEVQRLLDVARESLNRGIEKALANNRLTDISHAIQTYVENNGYSVVRDFVGHGIGRNMHEEPQVPNFGAPGRGPRLKEGMTLAIEPMVNMGTHEVETLEDNWTVVTKDRKRSAHFEHTIAITEKGPWILTR from the coding sequence ATGATCATTCTCAAATCTGACAGGGAACTCCGTTACCTTTACGATGCCGGTCAGGTAGTGGCCAAAACACATCAGGAAGTGAAAAAAGCCGTCAAACCGGGAGTCACTACCTGGGAACTTGATAAAATTGCCGAGGAATTCATCCATAAGTGCCAGGCAAAACCAGCTTTTAAAGGTTATCACGGCTTTCCCGGTTCTATCTGCGCATCCGTCAACGAAGAGGTTGTGCACGGCATACCCAGCCGTCTAAGGCAGGTAAAATCTGGTGATATTATTAGTATCGACATCGGAGCCATCCTCAACGGTTATGTCGGCGATGCGGCAGTGACGCTGCCTGTCGGTGAAGTTGACAGTGAAGTCCAGCGCCTGCTGGACGTAGCGCGTGAATCCCTCAATAGAGGAATAGAAAAAGCCCTGGCCAACAATCGCTTAACCGATATTTCCCATGCCATACAAACCTATGTTGAAAACAACGGTTATTCGGTAGTCCGTGATTTTGTGGGGCATGGTATAGGCAGGAACATGCACGAGGAACCTCAGGTTCCCAATTTCGGAGCACCCGGACGGGGCCCCCGTTTAAAAGAAGGCATGACCCTGGCAATAGAGCCAATGGTTAACATGGGAACACATGAAGTGGAAACACTGGAAGATAATTGGACAGTGGTTACGAAAGACAGAAAAAGATCAGCTCATTTCGAACACACCATTGCGATTACGGAAAAAGGGCCATGGATTTTAACCAGGTAA